One Panicum virgatum strain AP13 chromosome 9K, P.virgatum_v5, whole genome shotgun sequence genomic region harbors:
- the LOC120649985 gene encoding replication protein A 70 kDa DNA-binding subunit D-like, translated as MEYSLLKDDTSESQHWTVRTRVVRFSEYVSNDDPPKILSLDLILLDEEGKAMEGQIPENWVPLFKPQLKEDFVYYIRYFQVCNARTTYCPVDHPYMMRFTAHTKVHEVKNVQDTFPKYACALTTYDVLRTRVGITNYCSDDIGLFTGCSHVKLQQTKGGTKHLRNVYLTDGRETTVVSLWNQHAQSFDADRYMEMASRAPVAFLFVGMTCRIFEEKLTLQGSTLCKWYANPELPEAAALQDSCAGQLLPPTWFGPTAAQMEPERITMTQLSLFTNPHIIYSNRYIITAKIKHVVPNQSWWYYACDECNKTLQPHGDKYKCTGPKCFGTIGGPRYRLSIIATDPNPPAEQQSERTIQLVFFGSTAQEIIGTPVDTLIATNQGVGMFLPRKITTLYEKKYDLRVSVSSMSLQQVNITYQVDAIVGVGTISAPTLPLLHSPITGQCSQQSGTESQGIHSTEKSIAITAASGSGSTPPECNKETSLALTDINVSAEANPELQIAATTKTPESVQTKLASTPASFVDLPTAQVHDPKTKKTKRSTDEASGSLKENDPEDNHTAAKKNTKRRLNLTDTDEQD; from the exons ATGGAGTATTCATTGCTCAAAGATGACACTTCTGAATCACAACATTGGACTGTAAGGACACGAGTTGTCAGATTTTCAGAGTATGTAAGCAACGATGATCCCCCAAAGATTCTGAGCCTTGATCTGATACTTCTTGATGAAGAG GGAAAAGCAATGGAGGGTCAAATTCCAGAGAATTGGGTACCCTTATTTAAACCACAACTAAAGGAAGACTTTGTTTACTACATCAGATACTTTCAAGTTTGCAATGCCCGCACCACATATTGTCCTGTTGaccatccatacatgatgaggTTCACTGCTCATACTAAAGTGCATGAGGTAAAAAATGTCCAAGACACCTTCCCAAAATATGCATGTGCACTGACAACATATGATGTGCTTCGAACCAGAGTAGGCATTACAAATTACTGTTCAG ATGACATTGGACTTTTCACTGGATGTTCACATGTCAAGCTACAACAAACTAAAGGAGGAACTAAGCATCTACGAAATGTATACCTTACTGATGGCag AGAGACGACGGTTGTTTCTCTATGGAATCAACATGCACAGAGCTTCGACGCAGACCGTTACATGGAAATGGCCAGCCGTGCTCCAGTTGCCTTTCTTTTTGTTGGCATGACATGCCGCATATTTGAAG AAAAACTGACACTTCAAGGATCCACACTATGCAAATGGTATGCCAATCCAGAGTTACCAGAGGCTGCTGCTCTACAAGATAG TTGCGCTGGTCAGCTTCTCCCACCTACATGGTTTGGCCCAACTGCAGCACAAATGGAACCAGAGAGAATAACAATGACACAGCTTTCACTATTTACAAATCCCCATATTATATAT AGCAACAGGTACATTATCACTGCAAAAATCAAACATGTGGTTCCTAATCAGTCATGGTGGTACTATGCTTGTGACGAGTGCAACAAAACACTGCAGCCCCATGGAGACAAATATAAGTGTACTGGTCCTAAGTGTTTTGGAACAATAGGAGGGCCTAG GTATCGTCTTTCTATTATTGCCACTGACCCTAACCCACCAGCAGAGCAGCAAAGTGAGAGAACTATCCAACTTGTGTTCTTTGGGTCCACAGCACAGGAAATAATTGGCACTCCAGTTGATACTCTCATTGCTACTAATCAAGGCGTCGGAATGTTCCTCCCTAGAAAAATCACTACTCTTTATGAAAAGAAATATGACCTCCGTGTAAGTGTTTCCTCAATGTCACTGCAGCAGGTCAACATCACCTATCAAGTTGATGCCATTGTAGGTGTTGGTACCATCTCTGCACCTACACTACCTCTATTGCATTCCC CAATTACAGGACAATGTTCTCAACAGTCAGGAACTGAGAGTCAAGGAATTCACTCTACTGAAAAATCTATAGCCATCACTGCAGCAAGTGGCTCTGGATCCACACCACCTGAATGTAACAAG GAGACCAGCTTGGCATTAACTGATATAAATGTATCTGCCGAAGCAAATCCTGAACTTCAAATCGCTGCAACAACAAAA ACTCCTGAATCAGTTCAAACCAAACTGGCATCAACTCCAGCCTCATTTGTGGACCTACCTACAGCTCAG GTTCATGACCCAAAGACCAAAAAGACCAAGCGTTCAACTGATGAGGCGTCTGGAAGCCTCAAAGAAAATGACCCAGA GGATAACCATACAGCAGCCAAAAAAAATACCAAAAGGCGACTAAATCTCACTGATACAGATGAACAAGATTAG
- the LOC120649986 gene encoding probable folate-biopterin transporter 4, whose translation MAAAAAPPQHQQAWWPGRMGAAFGPSFLCLVCLIYFIQGFRSFVWTAVSYQMKDMMKLSPSTSQFLVSLAYFPWSIKPIYGILSDCIPIKQRKRIPYLIISSCLSLLPWLILGLSQTLRTSADMLTALLIVQNLGSAMADVVIDAMVAEAVRSAGPEFAGDLQSLSWSSMAVGGILGNLLGGYALSNLPFHAIYVVFSALPFFQLVSCMFVEDSPKGYQSAIDEHKYVDSQSAVTAFSGKGSSETLGYEGTRRRKGTRKINKRRPMSKQAEANEKHNVSNNSSPPLSLRSAFFSLCTAFKQPTILRPMAWFFFSNVTIPNISTVMFYYQTEELHLEASFIGTARVIGWFSLIFGTYTYNRYFKRKKLRNILVFAHAGLAITSLLDIALVSRLHVPYRIGDKYMVLWGSALADAINQFKMMPFLILSGQLCPPGIEGTLFALFMSINNLGSTLGSFLGAALASALNISTAQFDNLALGLGVQLIGTLLPIGFLFLIPKEVTGLTS comes from the exons atggcggcggcggcggccccgccccagcaccagcaggcctggtGGCCGGGGCGGATGGGGGCGGCGTTCGGGCCCTCCTTCCTCTGCCTCGTATGCCTCATATACTTCATCCAG GGTTTCAGGTCTTTTGTATGGACGGCTGTCTCCTACCAGATGAAGGACATGATGAAGCTATCGCCCTCCACATCGCAGTTTTTGGTCTCCCTTGCATATTTCCCTTGGAGCATTAAACCTATATATGG GATCTTGTCAGACTGCATTCCGATTAAGCAGAGGAAGCGTATACCCTATTTGATCATTTCTAGCTGTCTTTCTCTACTTCCGTGGCTTATCCTTGGGCTATCACAGACTTTAAGGACCTCAGCCGATATGCTTACTGCTTTGCTCATAGTACAGAACCTGGGATCTGCCATGGCAGATGTTGTTATAGATGCAATGGTTGCGGAAGCAGTTCGATCAGCAGG GCCAGAGTTTGCTGGTGATCTACAATCATTATCTTGGTCGTCAATGGCTGTAGGTGGGATTTTGGGGAACTTATTGGGAGGATATGCATTATCCAATCTCCCATTCCATGCCATATATGTTGTTTTCTCAGCCCTCCCATTCTTTCAACTCGTTTCCTGCATGTTTGTTGAGGATTCTCCAAAAGGATACCAGAGTGCCATTGATGAGCATAAGTATGTAGACAGTCAAAGTGCTGTTACTGCCTTTTCTGGAAAAGGGTCTAGTGAAACACTTGGATATGAGGGCACTAGAAGGCGAAAGGGGACTCGTAAAATTAATAAAAGGAGACCAATGTCAAAGCAGGCTGAGGCTAATGAGAAACACAATGTCTCTAACAATTCATCGCCACCTTTGTCTCTGAGATCAGCCTTCTTCAGTTTGTGTACAGCTTTTAAGCAGCCAACCATTCTGCG ACCTATGGCGtggtttttcttttcaaatgttACAATTCCAAATATTTCGACAGTCATGTTCTATTATCAAACAGAGGAGCTACATTTGGAGGCATCTTTTATAGGGACTGCACGTGTGATTGGATGGTTCAGTCTGATTTTTGGCACATATACCTACAACCGCTATTTTAAGCGCAAGAAGCTCAGGAATATTCTTGT GTTTGCTCATGCCGGTCTTGCCATAACAAGCCTACTGGACATTGCTTTGGTGTCACGGTTGCATGTTCCATACAGAATCGGTGATAAGTACATGGTGCTCTGGGGTTCTGCTTTGGCTGATGCAATCAATCAGTTCAA GATGATGCCATTCCTGATCTTGTCGGGGCAGCTTTGCCCACCTGGAATTGAGGGCACTCTATTTGCTCTCTTCATGTCCATCAACAACCTTGGTTCAACGCTAGGTTCATTCCTGGGGGCTGCTCTGGCGTCGGCTTTGAATATCTCGACGGCACAGTTTGACAATCTTGCTCTGGGTTTGGGTGTACAGCTGATTGGTACTCTCTTACCAATTGGGTTCCTGTTTCTGATTCCAAAGGAAGTTACAGGACTAACATCATAG
- the LOC120649987 gene encoding transcription factor bHLH150-like, translating to MISSSPSPPSSSSAAAASRSGSSKPPPQQQASKWRSGTQHKIYGRRLLDALRATGGGQPRAVKAAADSALALTARGQTRWSRAILLAGAACSRRRVLVKAGGKIRRRHRRPQHARSKAAAFAGAAADSKEGGKVQERLRVLGRLVPGCRKLPAPELLEEAVDYVAALQMQVNTMRALADALAAAQLSDAER from the coding sequence ATgatctcctcttctccttcgccgccgtcgtcctcgtcTGCCGCGGCAGCAAGCCGCTCCGGTAGCAGTAAGCCGCCACCGCAGCAGCAGGCCAGCAAGTGGCGCAGCGGCACGCAGCACAAGATCTACGGGCGCCGCCTGCTGGACGCGCTCCGCGCCACGGGCGGCGGCCAGCCGCGCGCCGTCAAGGCCGCGGCCGACTCGGCGCTGGCGCTCACGGCGCGCGGCCAGACGCGCTGGAGCCGCGCAATCCTGCTGGCCGGCGccgcctgcagccgccgccgcgtgctggTGAAGGCGGGCGGCAAGatccggcggcgccaccgccggccgcagcATGCCAGGAGCAAAGCCGCCGCTtttgcaggggcggcggccgattcgaaGGAGGGCGGCAAGGTGCAGGAGCGGCTCCGCGTGCTGGGCCGCCTCGTCCCGGGATGCCGGAAGCTCCCCGCGCCGGAGCTGCTCGAGGAGGCGGTCGACTACGTGGCGGCGCTGCAGATGCAGGTCAACACCATGCGCGCGCTCGCCgacgcgctggcggcggcgcagctctcCGACGCGGAGAGGTGA